The following is a genomic window from Rutidosis leptorrhynchoides isolate AG116_Rl617_1_P2 chromosome 8, CSIRO_AGI_Rlap_v1, whole genome shotgun sequence.
atagctagtggtgagatagtagccccaacatgattcttgatgtacctaaataccatattaaataaaaacaagtatcatagtagtatttaaacaggcacaacaattcacatgtaaagGTATTAGTTATCCAAAGATCTAAAattacaaaattcacctttaaaaatagtaaaaatgtcatttttggaatctaaactgtttcgaacgggggaaagctttAAGAatatcttgctcgtagcgccgttttctagttatcttttggaaatgagcctaatctgcaattaaaaaatttttgaaaaattcttcacgaaattttgcccgattttgtgggaaatgtagtgacttcaaatacgtgttttgtggccattagttatcttcaaaacgaaactacactttcATAtcttcaaaacgaaactacactttcatatcttcgcattcaatatgaaatttggaAACAacaaaaaataaggttatgaatctagagaaataaaaaccaGCTTAAAATAGTCGAAATATAAAACcaatacgttataaaagcagcaacgttttttagctagtggtgagatagtagcttcaacatgattctcgatatacctgagtataatattaaataaaaataagtttcATAgttgtatttaaacatgcacaacaattcacatgtgaaggtattacttatcgtaagatctaaaagtgcaaaattcacctttaaaaatagtaaaatatcagtttcggcatttaaactgcttcgaacggaggaaagccttaaggaattcttgctcgtagcgccgttttctagttatcttgcgaaaatgagcttaatctacaattgaaaatttttcaaaaaattttcattaaaattttgcccgattttgtggggaatatagtgacttcaaatatgtgttttgcggccattaattatcattaaaacgaaactacactctcatatattcgcattcaatatgaaatttaaaaacaaaaacaaaaataaggttatgaatctagagaaataaaaaagcggctaaaaatactcgaacaataaaaccaaaacgttataaaagcaacaacgctTTGTAgccagtggtgagatagtagcctcaacatgattctcgatgtacctaaatataatattaaattaaaacaagTATCATACTAGTATTTAAACAAGCACAATAATTCACAAGTATCATACTAGTATTTATCCTAAGATCTAGAGTGTGTTTGGCACACGAGCTTATTAGAGTTTATAGGAGCTTCTAGAAATCATAAActcttaaaaaataagctacttgtagtagcttatgaaaaaagtagagcttatgtactacaaaataagctccagctagtttaccaaacacttataaaaaataataagcttaaactaccagctttaaaaataagctccgGCTCCAACTCTAGTCCATAAGCTGcagctccagctacaagctccaactacaactagttgtccaaacacACCATatgtctaccaaacgaagcttattgcttggagcttattaaaatcataagttcaAACTCTTATAAGTTCTCATAAGCTCCAATAAACTGCTGCGCCAAACACACTCAAAGAGAGAAAGAAATGTACAAACGATAAGAACAAAAATGTAATTACCCGTAAAAATACGACTCTATACTAGAGATGACGTCAACTAAAGTTAACCTGACTAACACAGCACCCTTTGTTGAGTTCCTGTCTTGTTGATAAACCCTAGCGGagcatttcatttcatttcataaATATATCAGATCCACTTACACCAACAACAATTAACGATAATAATGGACGGTCAAAATGATTTAGAGCGACTGATGATCTTCGAACACGCTCGTATGAATGCAGAAGCTGAATACCTTAAGAACCCTACCGACGCAGATGTACGTCTATCTCTTTATCCctctatatctatatttacatattATTTTATCTCTATAACTTTTATTGCTTGAATCGATTGCTATGTTTAATTATTGACTTCAATTGATATATTCTAATTAACCTCACGCTGTTTcagattattatataataattggTTATGAATCGATTACTGGgtgtaattaataaaattaattgatATATGGTAATTAACCTCATACTGCCTAaggtaaagataaagataaagattatTGAGATAAGTAGTTTTATTATTAGCGGTGCTCCGTTTACTAAACCACCCTTTTGAAGTGGCTTACATTTCTAGTACAAAGGATTTTATTTGACAAAGCAAAACAAAGATGTATAGGCTGTTACGTTTACCAATGGGTAAAATAGGCTTTAGATAAACAGTGGCATATCTAGGAACCGTAGTCacgggtgtcactagttaaaagctcAAAAAATTTTACACTATTCGATGGTATCACTCAAAAAATTTACATAATCCAGTGCTATCACTAgttaaaaacccaaaaaaaaaaaaaaaaaaaaaagttccgtTGCATCACGTATTTCACTAGTAGCCTGTGATATAGTAGATCCGCCCTTGCGCAATAGATGATTATTGCAATTCTTTTTCTTTGTTATGAGAATGATGATAATAATCTGATGTCATCACATTACAGAATTTAACAAGATGGGGTGGAGCTTTGCTGGAATTATCTCAATTCGGAGATATCAATGAATCAAAGAAGATGCTTAAAGGTACTCTTACAATTGCTAATGTAATTATGTATCTCGTGAAAATGATGCCGCTATGTTATGCGtgtttttatttctttctttgtgtAATATTTGAATTAATCATCTAATTGCTCTCATGTTTGGTGCTTAATGAATAATACTAAACTTAGATGCTGTGTCAAAATTGGACGAGGCATTAACTATCAATCCTGCAAAGCATGAGGCTTTATGGTGTTTAGGGAATGCACATACTGCCAACGCCTTCCTAAATTCTGACCAAGATGAGGCCAAGGTTCATTTTGATCTAGCAATTGAATGTTTTCAAAAGGCTGTAGATGAGGTATTAGTTTCAAAGTTGAATATTTTCATATTATAGTTATCAAATCTAATTGTAAATATGGTTATGATCAAATGTATTGTCTTAGTGTCCAGGGAACGAACATTATCTACAATCTTTGGCATCTTGTGCAAAGGTATGAATCTACATCTGTTCACCCGTTCCTCATTGTAAACTCCTTTTTGTCTCTAGCTTATGTGTGTTAATAGTTAATACTTAATATCTTTTTCGTTAATTACCATTTTGAAAGTATATATTGCTAGAAGTACACGTTATGTGAACTTTTTACAAAATTTTCTATAATTATGGCGTATTTTTTAAATATCTTTAAGGGATACTATGTAAGTCGATGGTTTACGTTGAATTTTTTTTAAATAGGATGAGATTTTTGTTCGCACTAGAACAAAGCCAtacaaaaagtcaacttttgaccGATGTTGACCGACTTTTCCTGACTTTGACCTGGCGTTGGAGTTGGCCGACTAACTAGATGTTTTTGGGCAAAACGGGACGTACTGGTCACCAAACCGCCGCAACCGCCGTTTGCCACTATTGTATCAAGTCATATAGCTGTTCGTATCAAAATAACAAATTTTTAATCTTACAGCTAATTGCTAGGCTTGGAAAACTTCAAAATTAAAAAAATAGAACCTCATCCTGAAAATGCAACTAAACATTACTGATCGGTATAGTTTGTTATTTAAAGTTGCTAGGGACAATATATTTGTATGCCTGCATGAGTGTGTGCTGTATTAATGCACATGAAGAGTTTAAACATTACTGACCGATCAGTTATATGGCTATATCAAATGGTTTGTAGTACTTTGGTAATTATATATTATCAAAAACCTGGGAATGGATCTCATAGATTTAGTAATATAGACTTTATCTTTACTTCATTGGTTGATCATAAATTCATAACGTTGAAAATTTATTGTTGCAGGCACCTGAGTTGCACAAAGAGATTCACAAACATGGAGGACTTGGTCAAGCTCAACAGACGTTGGGCGGAGGTCCTGCTGCATCTTCAAGTGCCAAGGTTTCACATATTCATTTCTTTTCATTAGCTAGAAATGGATCACCCGATCACCATAAGTTTAGGTTAACCAAAATGGATGTTATCAGTAATACCTCATTGACATATACGTATGTGACTGAAATTCATTAAAAGAATATTCATCAATGAGTGTTAAGTTATACATTCATCGCACGAACGTCTTGATGAATTTTAATGTTATAATCACTTGACATTCACCAATTAATATTCTTTTAATGAATGTTAGTCAAATACACGATGCTGATAACAATCGTCATCTTTGTCTTCATTTTGATACAATTCAATCATGATAAATGTTAACGAGTTTGATCTAAtattcgttaataatgttataaaaaaaaaatattgaggAAAGCTTACATACAGTGTCGATTCCGATTAACATTCATTAGattcatttttattttttgacatttgTATTGGTGAATGTTAAGTTGCCCGTGACGTGATAACAGTGTTGTAAATGACGCTCGTTGCGTCTGTTGCAACACCCattgcggcgttttggtgactagcCCATCTCGACCCCGTCCCGTCTTCTAATAAGTCGGTAGTCGGGTCAAATGCGAGAAAGTTCGGGTCAATACCGGTCAAAAGTAAAAAATTTGGTTAATTTCGGTCAAAAGCCGGACAAATCGATCACAATTGACGTAGTTTAGTGTTACTCTTGTGTATTATATTAACGATAATAGTGATTAATGGTTCAAACTGGT
Proteins encoded in this region:
- the LOC139861973 gene encoding mitochondrial import receptor subunit TOM20-like, which codes for MDGQNDLERLMIFEHARMNAEAEYLKNPTDADNLTRWGGALLELSQFGDINESKKMLKDAVSKLDEALTINPAKHEALWCLGNAHTANAFLNSDQDEAKVHFDLAIECFQKAVDECPGNEHYLQSLASCAKAPELHKEIHKHGGLGQAQQTLGGGPAASSSAKGSVKNKTSDLTYDVFGWIILAVGLVAWVGMAKSNVPPSPPS